GCTCGTTTAAAGATGGATCTTGATAGAAATATTCAAAGTAGACTGCCATTCCTTGTTTTGGTTCGACAGACAGGTTTAAGTGTGGGAAGTAAGTTTCCCCACCTTCTTCTACATCATTTAAGTACATGACAAGCGTGCTTATTCTGGGGTTGTTTACTGTTTTGTTAGTGGAAGTAAAGTAGTCCAGGTGGGCTTTGTATTCCTGTCCCACCTTGTAGTTCAGAATATGGAGTCCTTCACCGTGTTCAACGGGAACGTTCACGATTTGGGATACACGCTTTTCAACCCGACTTACCACATCGTTTTCTATTTCTGGAAGGAAAGTGCCGCTACTCGTACGAATGTCACTTATATCTCGATGGGATCCAATCTTGGAGCGGTTCATGTTGTCTTTGGATATCCGGATGAGTTCCTCGCATTCCTCCGTACTTAAGACATTTCCTAGGACGGCGATGCACGGTTCCTCGATTTTGGTGATAATATGAATCTCTCTATCTTCCGTTTTAATCGTGTTTCCTTCATGATTGAAAATGGATGCTTCTGTTATTTGCATTGCCATTTCTCATCATCCTCCTCTTAATAAATAAAACACAAGATACAAAAAACAAAATTGAAACCGTTTATAATACATCTGTTTACTATTTAGCGCTACTAACTATACTTTTGTTGCCAAAATAGAATAAATTAACTATTTCTTATATATTTTACCATACAGGGAAGCTTAATAGCTTCTATATTTTTCGGAACAGGAGCAGACAAAACTATTGAATCCCAACGAATGTGCCTGTAAAAACCCTTTTCCACCCAATTCAATCAAGAGTTCTTTTTCCTTCTCTGGGATGAAGTAGAATTGGGAAATCTTAGTGCCGAACATTATGGAAGAAAACCTCTTCTTGAAATAGACATTCTCATTGGGCTCCGATATAATTGGCAGAAAATATGGAATAGTATTAAAATATGTAATCATTATTGTACTAGGAGGTCTTCCAAACCTATGGTCTATACTCAATCCCAGCATTATCGCCAAGAATGGATGCAACCTACCCAAAAAGATATATGGGAAGCCAAACAACGAATAGCTACTTTTATTACGAACACACCGATACTTCGTACAGATGTATTATCCAAACAAAGTGGTACCAATGCTTATCTTAAGCTGGAAAATCTTCAGCAGACAGGTGCATTTAAACTTCGAGGTGCTGCTAATAAAATACTAAGTTTATCAGAAGAAGACCGACAAAAAGGCGTGACAACCTTTTCTACTGGCAACCATGGACTAGCTGTTGCATATGTAGCAAAACAGCTTGGTATTCCAGTAGTTGTGTGTATCTCGAGCCGTGTTCCTACTAATAAAGTAAATAAAATAAGGGAGATGGGAGCCGAGATTAGTATTGTCGGTGAAAGTCAGGATGAAGCACAGGAATATTGTTATACTCTCCAGGAAACAAAAGGGATGACAGTGGTGAAGCCGTTTGATGATAAGGAAGTCATTGCTGGCCAAGGAACCATTGCACTCGAGTTATTAGAGTCCATACCAGAGATGGATACGTGTATTATCCCTTTATCTGGCGGTGGTTTGTTTTCAGGGATTGCCCTTGGATTGAAGGTTGCTGATCCTTCTATTCGAATCATAGGTGTTTCAATGGAACATTCTGCTGTAATGTATGAGAGTATCCAAGCAGGGAAGCCAATTGTATTGGAGGAGCAGGATACGATTGCGGATAGTTTGTTAGGCGGTATAGGGGATAATAACACCTATACTTTTTCGATGGTTAAAAAATATGTTGATGAGATTGTCCTCCTTTCAGAAGAAGAAATTGCTCAAGGGATGAGCTATATCTGGCACCAACACCAACTTGGCGTAGAAGGGGCAGCCGCGACTCCTGTTTCTGTTTTATTACATTCTAAAGCTAAGAAGGTCGGTAGTCATACTGTGAATATCATCACCGGAAACAATGTGGATCCAACATGTTTTCTTGAGGCTGTAAAAAGTGGTGATGAATATGACGGTTAGTCTGCCCGAGATCATGACTTTGCCTATAATGCAGGAAACGGAGGTGTTGTCAGGGAAAAAGGTTTTACATAAGAAAGAGGTGGAATGGGTATCTGTTATTGAGATGCCAGTTGAAAATTTTGTACGAGAGAACGAGTTTGTATTAAGTACAGGTATTGGACTGGGGGAGAGCCATGAGGATCTTCTTCATTTCGTGAAGGATGTTTATGAATCAGGTGCTTCTGCTCTTGCATTTGCTACGGGGCGTCATCTGTTTGATATTCCAGAAGAGGTGCGATTCTATGCAGAACAAAAACAATTTGTGTTGTTTGAAATAAATTGGGAAGTTCGGTTTTCCGATGTGATTCATTGCTGTATGGATAAAATAAATGATTCCAAAGAAGAAGATCTCAAGCAATCTGAGGAAACTCAACAACAGCTGCTGGAAGTAGTGTTACAGGGGGGGAACCTCTCAGATGTTGCCAGGTTTGTGAATAGACATTTGAATACACCTGTGATGATTGTGGATCAGAAAGGGAAAGTAAAAGGTAAATCCGGTATAGATAAAGATATGCTAGAGAACTGGACTATACAGCCTACAGAAAAAGAAAGCGATATAGGAATGGATCAACACCCTTTACGAAGTAGAATAGAGGAAATCTCTATAAAAGGTACGACTGGATGGAGGATGAAGATTCAATCTGGAAATATGGAACAAGGAGAACTCATTGTATTTTGTTCAGAAACGGGAGAAGACATGGATTTTAGTCTTTTGGAACATGCTGTAACAGCTTCTGCTCTTGCATTTGTAAAAGAAAACGCTGTCAAAGAAACAGAAATACGGCTTAAAGATGACTTCATTCTAAGCCTTGCGAATGGAGAGTATGGCTCAAAAGATAGGTTGGTATCTCGTGGCAAATTGCTTGGATATAATCTTGCTCTTCCTTATGTTTGTATTATTGGAAAGGTAGATAATCTGGAAGAACTATACCAGAAAAATAGCAAAGGGTTTTCTTCCTATGAACATTGGTTTGAAAGTATGATCTACTATGTAAGCGAAGAAATTCTTTATGCAGGAGAGACTGTAGAACGAAAGGTGATGACAACTGCTCAGGAGAATCAGTTGACCATTTTTTTAGAGATGGAGTATTCGGTGAATTTAGAACCTGTTCAACAATTTCTAGATCTTGTGGAACGGCGAATCAGTATGTTGTTCCCTGGGATAATGGTGACATGGGGCATCGGGAAGAGTGACGATGGCTTCTATGCTTTTAATGAAAATTATGAGAAAGCTTTAACAGCACTTGATATAGGGAGTAAACAAAAAGGTCCGGGAAGTAGAATCGATTACGATGAAACCAAAATAAATCGCTTGTTGCAAAGCTTATCCAAAGATAAGGAAGTAAAAGATATTACGATGGATACACTAGCACCACTTCTTTCTTACGATGAAAATAGGCAAATGGACCTGATAGGAACCTTCACAGCTTATCACCAAAACAGTGGAAATGTGAGTCAAACCGCCCGTCAGCTCAATTTACATCGGCAATCGCTTCTATATCGGTTAAGAAAAATTGAATCTCTTACACAGCTGTCTCTTATGAATCCTGATGATGTATTTCTACTAGATCTCACTATCAAAATTTATTCTCTTGGGTTGAGGGATACGTAAAGCAAGACCTTACTGGTCTTGCTTTTTTTTGTTGCATAGGAAATTATAAAATTCAATGCTTGTGTATAACAAAAGTGATGTGGCCGAGGCCTCTATACGTAAGTGTGCTTTTTTTATTAGTGAATGTGTATAAAATCTTTTTTGTAACTTCATACAATTTTGCAATTGTCTATGAACCTGTACAGTAAGTAAGATATACAATAAGAATTTACAAAATATTATAAAAATATTGAAAATTACTAGGTGGCAGGAGGTGTTCTTATGTTGGCTTTTGATAAAAGCGAATACCTGGAGAGAATTCAGAAAACGAAACAAAGGATGCTGCATGAGGGGATTGAGGTGCTACTCGTTACTGATCCTGCGAATATGAATTATTTATCAGGGTATGATGGGTGGTCCTTTTATGTGGAACAGATGGTCGTCTTAATCATCGACGAAGATCAGCCATTCTGGATTGGTAGAGGGATGGATGCTAATGGAGCAAAGGCGACAACATGGTTGTACAAAGAGAATATCATTTCCTACACAGATGACTATGTAGATTCAAAAGAAAAGCATCCGATGCAATTTGTTGCGTCGATTCTAAAGCAAATGGGGCAAGGAAACCGAGTGTTTGGTGTAGAGAAGGGGGCTTATTATTTTACAGCTCTAACCTTTGAATATTTACAACATTCCCTACCAAATGCACATTTCAAAGATGCAACTTCACTGGTGAACCAAGTGCGCATCGTTAAATCAGAGCAGGAAATAGCTTATATAAAAAACGCATCTCGAATCGTAGAGTTAGGAATGAATCAAGCTATTCAATCCATAGCTGAAGGTGTACGTGAATGCGACGTGGTAGGGGATATTTATAAAAGTTTAATTAGCGGGACCTCCGAGTTCGGTGGAGATTACCCTGCAATCGTGCCTATGCTTCCTTCAGGTGAACATACATCTACGCCACATCTAACCTGGTCGGATAAAAGATACCAAGATAATGATCTCGTCATCATTGAATTAGCGGGGTGCTACAAACGATATCATTCGCCTATGGCACGGACGGTCTCTATAGGGCCTCAGGATGAGAAAGTAAATGATCTTTCGAAAGTAGTAGTGGAAGGGTTGAATGCAGCACTTGATGTTGCAAAGCCAGGTGTAACATGTGAAGAAGTAGAGGATGTATGGCGGAAGACAATTGCCCGTCATGGCATTACGAAGGATTCTCGAATTGGCTACTCAACAGGACTAAGTTATCCGCCAGATTGGGGAGAGCACACGGCTAGTCTTCGCCAAGGGGATAAGACAGTACTAGAACCAAACATGGTCTTTCATATGATTCCTGGTATTTGGTACGACGATTACGGAATTGAAATCAGTGAATCATTCCGAGTGACGAATCAGGGGAGTGAAGTACTTGCTGATATGCCGAGAAAGCTTATCCCAACTAGTGATTATTATGCATTCAGAAATGACGCCATTTAACTAAATAGGAGGTAGTCTATGTTTCTTGCTTCCGATGAAGAGATTCGTAGTTATATAGATCTCAATACAGAAACGGTTCAAATTATTGAAGATGCTTTTACGAGCCTGGTGACAAAAAATGTAGAGATGCCACCAATCATGAGGGTAGATATTCCTGCTCACAACGGAGAAGTTGATGTGAAAACAGCCTATGTAAAAGGATTAGATTACTTTGCTATTAAAGTATCCTCTGGTTTTTTTGATAACTATAAACTGGGTCTTCCTAGTGGCAATGGATTGATGATGCTGCTTAACTCCCAAACGGGTCAGCCCGAATCATTACTACTTGATAATGGCTACCTTACGGATATTCGAACTGCTGCGGCGGGGGCAGTGGTAGCCAAGCATTTTGCAAAAGAGGACGCACGGATTGCTGGAGTCATTGGTACGGGAAGTCAAGCGCGTTATCAAATAAAAGCTATTGCGCAAGTAAGGAAGATTGAAAGGGTTCTAGTATATGGGAGAAAGGAAGAAAATATACAACGGTATATCGATGATATGGAAGTAGATTTGGGGATAAAGGTAGAAGCAGTTAGAGCCGAAGAAGCGGTTCGAGGTAGTGACATACTCGTTACCACAACCCCATCTACCTCTCCAGTGATTAAAGCAGACTGGCTTCATAGCGGTCTCCATATAACAGCGATGGGTTCTGATGCTGAATCAAAGCAAGAGCTTGAATCAGAAATACTAGAACAGGTGGATGTTCTTGCATGTGATCGAAAAGAACAATCACAAGTATTAGGAGAGCTTAGACATGCTACATCACAGCAAGAAATGCTAGATAAGGCTGTAGAAATCGGAGAAGTCACTTCGGGCGACAAACAAGGCAGGAAAACCGCGGAACAAATTACGCTGTGTGACTTAACAGGGACAGGAGTTCAAGATACGGCGATTGCCATATATGCCTATGAGCTTCTACAGGAAGAAAAGGCAGGATTAGTTGTAAAACAATAAGGAGATGATCAAATTGACAAAAACAAACATCGGGACAAATTCAGTATGGGCAGGAGAAAAAGAGTATTTAGTACATGGAGCCACGCAAGTTCCTGTTGTTCATAGTGTCGCTTATGGATATGAGGACATGGATGAGTGGTACGAAGTCGCAATTGGGAATAAAAAAGGACATATTTATGGACGAAATACCAATCCAACTGTGCAGGCTTTTGAGGATAAAGTGAAGTCCTTGGAAGGAGCTGAATCAGCTACAAGCTTTTCCACAGGTATGGCAGCTATTAGTAACACGCTCTCTACGTTTTTATTTCCAGGGGATCGAATTGTCTCTATAAAAGATACGTATGGAGGCACTAATAAAATTTTCACCGAATTCCTTCCTTCATTAAATATTAATGTAGAGCTTTGTGAGACGGGTAATCATGAAGCTATTGAAGCGGAAGTTGCAAAGGGATGCAAAATTCTTTATCTAGAAACACCTACGAATCCAACCGTAAAAGTTACAGATATTGAACGCATGGTAAAGGCAGGTCATGATGCTGGCGCTCTTGTCATTATCGATAATACGTTTGCTACTCCGATTAACCAGAGACCTCTTCAATTTGGTGTGGACCTTGTCATCCACAGTGCTACGAAATTCCTTGGCGGCCATGCTGATGCACTTGGTGGTGTTGTATGCGGAAAGAATTCGTTAGTTAGTAAAATTTATCATTATC
The sequence above is drawn from the Pontibacillus yanchengensis genome and encodes:
- a CDS encoding M24 family metallopeptidase, which produces MLAFDKSEYLERIQKTKQRMLHEGIEVLLVTDPANMNYLSGYDGWSFYVEQMVVLIIDEDQPFWIGRGMDANGAKATTWLYKENIISYTDDYVDSKEKHPMQFVASILKQMGQGNRVFGVEKGAYYFTALTFEYLQHSLPNAHFKDATSLVNQVRIVKSEQEIAYIKNASRIVELGMNQAIQSIAEGVRECDVVGDIYKSLISGTSEFGGDYPAIVPMLPSGEHTSTPHLTWSDKRYQDNDLVIIELAGCYKRYHSPMARTVSIGPQDEKVNDLSKVVVEGLNAALDVAKPGVTCEEVEDVWRKTIARHGITKDSRIGYSTGLSYPPDWGEHTASLRQGDKTVLEPNMVFHMIPGIWYDDYGIEISESFRVTNQGSEVLADMPRKLIPTSDYYAFRNDAI
- a CDS encoding cystathionine gamma-synthase family protein — its product is MTKTNIGTNSVWAGEKEYLVHGATQVPVVHSVAYGYEDMDEWYEVAIGNKKGHIYGRNTNPTVQAFEDKVKSLEGAESATSFSTGMAAISNTLSTFLFPGDRIVSIKDTYGGTNKIFTEFLPSLNINVELCETGNHEAIEAEVAKGCKILYLETPTNPTVKVTDIERMVKAGHDAGALVIIDNTFATPINQRPLQFGVDLVIHSATKFLGGHADALGGVVCGKNSLVSKIYHYREINGATMDPMAAYLLLRGMKTLQLRVNKQCENALKVANYLQSHEMVEDVFYPGLETHPGHEIAKKQMDNFGGMFSFALKGGVETIRQLLPKLEYAHRAANLGAVETTVGPSRTTSHVECTPEERAAMGIPEGLVRYSAGIEDADDLIADLEQAFQAISSPEKV
- a CDS encoding PucR family transcriptional regulator, whose amino-acid sequence is MTVSLPEIMTLPIMQETEVLSGKKVLHKKEVEWVSVIEMPVENFVRENEFVLSTGIGLGESHEDLLHFVKDVYESGASALAFATGRHLFDIPEEVRFYAEQKQFVLFEINWEVRFSDVIHCCMDKINDSKEEDLKQSEETQQQLLEVVLQGGNLSDVARFVNRHLNTPVMIVDQKGKVKGKSGIDKDMLENWTIQPTEKESDIGMDQHPLRSRIEEISIKGTTGWRMKIQSGNMEQGELIVFCSETGEDMDFSLLEHAVTASALAFVKENAVKETEIRLKDDFILSLANGEYGSKDRLVSRGKLLGYNLALPYVCIIGKVDNLEELYQKNSKGFSSYEHWFESMIYYVSEEILYAGETVERKVMTTAQENQLTIFLEMEYSVNLEPVQQFLDLVERRISMLFPGIMVTWGIGKSDDGFYAFNENYEKALTALDIGSKQKGPGSRIDYDETKINRLLQSLSKDKEVKDITMDTLAPLLSYDENRQMDLIGTFTAYHQNSGNVSQTARQLNLHRQSLLYRLRKIESLTQLSLMNPDDVFLLDLTIKIYSLGLRDT
- a CDS encoding threonine/serine dehydratase gives rise to the protein MVYTQSQHYRQEWMQPTQKDIWEAKQRIATFITNTPILRTDVLSKQSGTNAYLKLENLQQTGAFKLRGAANKILSLSEEDRQKGVTTFSTGNHGLAVAYVAKQLGIPVVVCISSRVPTNKVNKIREMGAEISIVGESQDEAQEYCYTLQETKGMTVVKPFDDKEVIAGQGTIALELLESIPEMDTCIIPLSGGGLFSGIALGLKVADPSIRIIGVSMEHSAVMYESIQAGKPIVLEEQDTIADSLLGGIGDNNTYTFSMVKKYVDEIVLLSEEEIAQGMSYIWHQHQLGVEGAAATPVSVLLHSKAKKVGSHTVNIITGNNVDPTCFLEAVKSGDEYDG
- a CDS encoding cyclodeaminase translates to MFLASDEEIRSYIDLNTETVQIIEDAFTSLVTKNVEMPPIMRVDIPAHNGEVDVKTAYVKGLDYFAIKVSSGFFDNYKLGLPSGNGLMMLLNSQTGQPESLLLDNGYLTDIRTAAAGAVVAKHFAKEDARIAGVIGTGSQARYQIKAIAQVRKIERVLVYGRKEENIQRYIDDMEVDLGIKVEAVRAEEAVRGSDILVTTTPSTSPVIKADWLHSGLHITAMGSDAESKQELESEILEQVDVLACDRKEQSQVLGELRHATSQQEMLDKAVEIGEVTSGDKQGRKTAEQITLCDLTGTGVQDTAIAIYAYELLQEEKAGLVVKQ
- a CDS encoding 2OG-Fe(II) oxygenase, with the translated sequence MFNHEGNTIKTEDREIHIITKIEEPCIAVLGNVLSTEECEELIRISKDNMNRSKIGSHRDISDIRTSSGTFLPEIENDVVSRVEKRVSQIVNVPVEHGEGLHILNYKVGQEYKAHLDYFTSTNKTVNNPRISTLVMYLNDVEEGGETYFPHLNLSVEPKQGMAVYFEYFYQDPSLNELTLHGGSPVIVGEKWAATQWIRRQQYR